One genomic segment of Brevibacillus laterosporus LMG 15441 includes these proteins:
- a CDS encoding adenylosuccinate synthase — translation MSTVVVVGTQWGDEGKGKITDYLAETAEVVARYQGGNNAGHTIIFDGNKYKLHLIPSGIFYKDKICVIGNGMVIDPKALVAELEYLHGHGFTTNNLKISDRAHVILPYHIKLDGVEEESRGQNKIGTTRKGIGPAYMDKAARIGIRIADLMDKEEFKEKLARNLVEKNRVLEKLYNEEGFKLEDIYEEYLKYAEIIRPYVTDTSVVLNDVIDNGNRVLFEGAQGVLLDIDQGTYPYVTSSNPIAGGVTIGSGVGPSKIHQVIGVAKAYTTRVGDGPFPTELHDATGDHIREVGFEFGTTTGRPRRIGWFDTVVVRHARRVSGITGLAITKLDTLSGIDKLRICTAYKYKGEILNEFPASLKVLAECEPVYEELEGWSEDITGIRDLNDLPATARHYIERITQLTGVPMSIFSVGPDREQTNVVRGIYV, via the coding sequence TTGTCAACAGTCGTGGTTGTAGGAACCCAATGGGGCGATGAAGGAAAAGGAAAAATTACAGATTACTTAGCAGAAACAGCAGAGGTAGTAGCACGTTACCAGGGTGGTAACAATGCTGGTCATACCATTATTTTTGATGGGAATAAATATAAGCTCCATTTGATTCCATCCGGGATCTTTTATAAGGATAAAATCTGCGTAATTGGAAACGGCATGGTTATTGATCCTAAGGCATTGGTAGCAGAGCTAGAATATCTGCATGGTCATGGATTTACTACGAATAATTTAAAAATTAGCGATCGTGCTCATGTTATTCTGCCATACCATATTAAGCTGGATGGAGTAGAAGAAGAGAGCAGAGGCCAAAACAAAATCGGTACTACTCGTAAAGGTATCGGTCCTGCTTACATGGATAAAGCAGCGCGTATTGGTATTCGTATCGCTGATTTGATGGACAAAGAAGAGTTTAAGGAAAAGTTAGCTCGGAACCTAGTTGAGAAAAACCGCGTTCTTGAGAAGCTTTATAACGAAGAAGGTTTTAAACTAGAAGATATCTATGAAGAGTATCTGAAGTATGCTGAAATCATTCGTCCATACGTAACGGATACATCAGTCGTATTAAATGACGTTATTGATAATGGAAACCGTGTGCTATTTGAAGGTGCTCAAGGGGTACTGTTAGATATTGACCAAGGTACTTATCCATATGTAACATCATCTAACCCGATCGCTGGTGGGGTGACTATCGGTTCTGGTGTAGGACCATCCAAAATTCATCAAGTAATTGGCGTGGCGAAAGCATATACAACACGTGTAGGAGACGGTCCATTCCCTACAGAATTACACGATGCAACAGGAGATCACATCCGTGAGGTAGGCTTTGAATTCGGTACAACAACAGGAAGACCTCGCCGTATCGGCTGGTTTGATACTGTGGTGGTTCGTCATGCCCGTCGCGTGAGTGGTATCACTGGTTTAGCAATTACGAAGCTAGATACACTATCTGGCATCGACAAACTTCGAATTTGTACGGCTTATAAGTACAAAGGTGAGATTCTAAACGAATTCCCGGCAAGCTTAAAGGTACTGGCTGAATGTGAGCCAGTATATGAAGAGCTTGAGGGTTGGAGTGAAGATATCACGGGCATACGTGATTTAAATGATTTGCCTGCTACTGCTCGTCACTATATCGAGCGTATCACACAGCTAACAGGAGTACCTATGTCTATCTTCTCCGTTGGGCCTGACCGTGAACAGACAAATGTAGTAAGAGGCATTTACGTATAG
- the rplI gene encoding 50S ribosomal protein L9 — MKVIFLKDVKGQGKKGEIKELSEGYVRNFLLPRGLVKEATEGNVKNLEAQKKSEDKRKEQEKLEAQQLAEKMNEMTVKIKGKAGEGGRLFGAISSKQVVEALEEQFNVKVDKRKLDMEPIRSLGVTQVKTKLHHDVVAILKVHVVEE; from the coding sequence ATGAAAGTAATCTTTTTGAAGGATGTAAAAGGACAAGGAAAAAAAGGTGAAATCAAGGAATTGTCTGAGGGCTACGTACGCAATTTCTTACTTCCTAGAGGCTTAGTAAAAGAAGCAACAGAGGGAAACGTTAAGAATTTAGAGGCACAAAAAAAGAGCGAAGATAAAAGAAAAGAGCAAGAAAAATTAGAAGCCCAACAATTGGCTGAGAAAATGAATGAAATGACCGTTAAAATAAAAGGGAAAGCCGGTGAGGGCGGACGTCTTTTTGGTGCGATTTCCAGCAAGCAGGTAGTAGAAGCGTTGGAAGAGCAATTTAACGTAAAAGTGGATAAACGCAAATTAGATATGGAGCCTATTCGTTCTTTAGGTGTTACACAAGTAAAAACAAAGCTCCATCATGATGTTGTAGCGATTTTGAAAGTACATGTAGTAGAAGAGTAA
- the yycF gene encoding response regulator YycF, which yields MAKLLVVDDEKPIADILKFALEKEGYQVVCAYDGEEALRLVHQEKPDLILLDIMLPGRDGMDVCRIVRQEYDMPIIMLTAKDSELDKVLGLELGADDYVTKPFGTRELLARVKAHLRRQKPKQGAQNKHFFRIGDLEIDLHSYTVKKQGETLELTHREFELLVYLAKHQGQVMVREHLLQAVWGYDYFGDVRTVDVTIRRLREKIEDDPSQPTYIITRRGLGYTMKQTSTGGSLHG from the coding sequence TTGGCGAAACTCCTCGTAGTGGATGATGAAAAACCAATTGCTGATATATTAAAATTCGCTTTAGAAAAAGAGGGCTATCAAGTGGTGTGCGCATACGATGGTGAGGAAGCTCTTCGGTTGGTACATCAAGAAAAGCCTGATTTGATTTTATTAGATATTATGTTGCCTGGCCGAGATGGGATGGATGTGTGTCGGATTGTCCGTCAGGAATACGACATGCCGATCATCATGCTTACGGCTAAGGATTCGGAATTGGATAAGGTATTAGGCTTAGAATTAGGAGCCGATGATTATGTGACGAAACCATTTGGTACACGTGAGCTATTAGCCCGTGTCAAAGCCCATTTACGCAGGCAAAAACCAAAGCAAGGGGCACAGAACAAGCATTTTTTCCGTATTGGGGATTTAGAGATAGACTTGCATTCTTATACCGTAAAAAAACAAGGTGAGACTCTCGAATTAACCCATCGGGAATTTGAATTGCTTGTTTATTTGGCAAAGCATCAAGGACAGGTTATGGTACGAGAGCATTTGCTACAGGCGGTATGGGGCTATGATTATTTCGGGGATGTGCGAACAGTCGATGTCACCATTAGACGCCTTAGAGAAAAGATTGAGGATGACCCGAGTCAGCCTACTTATATCATTACACGACGTGGACTAGGCTACACCATGAAACAGACTTCTACGGGGGGATCACTTCATGGGTAA
- the dnaB gene encoding replicative DNA helicase, whose amino-acid sequence MSDLYLDRVPPQNIEAEESVLGAIFLSKEALITAMELLRPEDFYKTSHQRIFNTMLALYERGEPVDLVTVTADLQDQKVLEETGGVVYLTSLASSVPTAANIEYYAKIVEEKSLLRRLIRTATKIANDGYSREDEVGEIIADAEKYILEIAQNRNSGGFIPIRDALMETYERIEFLSQRKGDITGIPSGYPDLDKMTAGFQRSDLIILAARPSVGKTAFALNVAQNVAARANETVAIFSLEMSASQLVQRMICAEGNLDASRMRSGGLEEDDWQKLTMAIGTLAKAPVYIDDTPGITVQDIRAKCRRLQTEKGLGLILIDYLQLIQGRGKGDNRQQEVSEISRTLKGIARELNVPIIALSQLSRSVEQRQDKRPMMSDIRESGSIEQDADIVAFLYRDDYYDKETEAKNIIEIIIAKQRNGPTGTVELVFLKEFNKFVSLDHRYRDVG is encoded by the coding sequence GTGAGCGATTTATATTTGGACCGAGTGCCGCCGCAAAATATAGAGGCGGAAGAATCGGTGTTGGGTGCGATTTTCTTATCCAAAGAAGCGCTTATTACTGCGATGGAACTCCTTCGCCCAGAAGACTTCTATAAAACTTCTCACCAGCGTATCTTCAATACCATGCTTGCTCTTTATGAAAGAGGAGAGCCTGTTGATCTTGTAACCGTTACGGCAGATTTACAGGATCAAAAGGTCTTGGAAGAAACGGGTGGTGTTGTCTATTTAACATCCCTCGCTAGCTCTGTTCCTACAGCGGCGAATATTGAGTATTATGCCAAGATCGTAGAAGAGAAATCATTGCTTCGTCGATTAATTCGTACAGCAACTAAAATTGCTAATGATGGCTACTCACGTGAGGATGAAGTAGGCGAAATCATTGCGGATGCGGAAAAATATATCCTAGAGATCGCACAAAACCGCAATAGCGGAGGATTTATTCCTATTCGTGATGCTTTGATGGAAACCTATGAGCGTATTGAATTTTTAAGCCAAAGAAAAGGCGATATAACAGGTATTCCATCTGGTTATCCTGATTTAGATAAAATGACGGCAGGTTTTCAACGATCTGACCTGATTATTTTAGCTGCTCGTCCTTCTGTAGGTAAAACAGCGTTTGCTTTGAACGTAGCGCAGAACGTTGCCGCGAGGGCGAATGAAACAGTAGCTATCTTTTCTCTTGAGATGTCAGCGTCTCAGCTTGTACAACGTATGATTTGTGCGGAAGGGAATCTAGATGCTTCCCGTATGCGCTCTGGTGGGTTGGAAGAGGATGATTGGCAAAAGCTAACGATGGCAATTGGTACTTTAGCGAAGGCCCCCGTCTATATTGATGATACACCAGGTATAACCGTACAGGATATTCGTGCAAAATGTCGACGTCTTCAAACTGAAAAAGGATTAGGTCTCATTTTAATTGACTACTTACAGTTAATTCAGGGACGAGGAAAAGGTGACAACCGACAGCAGGAGGTATCTGAGATCTCACGTACGTTAAAAGGGATAGCCCGTGAGTTAAATGTACCTATCATTGCTTTGTCACAGTTAAGCCGTTCTGTTGAGCAGCGACAAGATAAACGTCCAATGATGTCAGATATCCGTGAATCAGGTTCGATTGAGCAGGATGCTGATATTGTTGCCTTCCTATATCGTGATGATTACTACGATAAGGAAACTGAGGCCAAAAATATTATTGAGATTATCATTGCCAAGCAACGTAATGGTCCTACCGGAACCGTTGAGCTTGTTTTCTTAAAGGAATTTAATAAATTCGTCAGCTTAGATCATCGTTATCGGGATGTAGGCTAA
- a CDS encoding peptidoglycan DD-metalloendopeptidase family protein, whose translation MMRPAEWKDWLVQRVKPLLDTCNQSSRRIADRAWAYILSHKKQSVTVAVTLVMGATSVTYANYYYTSNMTPLYHVMLNGKEMGVVDNPEVVRQWTEERLKEQEQKHHAPLTLSDNITFAEEKVFKGQVNNQETLQTLEKEANLQVEAIKVMVGDKLVGYAANQEQADKVLADIKERYSGVPTNKTKKPEVMAASLSTDKQIKSVSFKEKISLDTETVPADKIIPANKLEEVLVKGTAQETIHSVKPGDTVSGIAKKYGITQKEIFKNNPGVTENTLLQLDQKLNVTEIRPYVTVQVVENATKDENIFYQIETKSNAKMPKGETKVVREGKNGLKRVQYEYVKENGQLVATKMVDEDMIQQPVSKIIEKGTKVIADRGTGRIAWPARGYISSGFGTRWGRMHKGIDIAGSGTVKAADNGRVVQAGWNGDYGISVTINHGNGTQTLYGHLRSAKVKVGQVVSKGGAIGIMGSTGDSTGVHLHFEVHKNGRLLNPLSVLR comes from the coding sequence ATGATGCGACCGGCCGAATGGAAAGACTGGTTGGTTCAGCGTGTCAAGCCATTGCTTGATACATGTAATCAAAGTTCCAGACGAATTGCAGACCGTGCTTGGGCATATATCCTTAGCCATAAGAAACAATCTGTTACTGTAGCTGTGACACTTGTAATGGGTGCTACTAGCGTAACCTATGCGAATTATTACTACACTTCTAATATGACTCCCCTTTATCATGTCATGCTAAATGGTAAAGAGATGGGTGTGGTGGACAACCCTGAAGTAGTGAGGCAATGGACGGAAGAACGCTTAAAGGAACAGGAACAGAAACATCATGCCCCGCTTACGCTAAGTGATAATATCACCTTTGCAGAAGAAAAGGTGTTTAAAGGGCAGGTAAACAATCAAGAAACACTTCAAACACTTGAAAAGGAAGCAAATCTTCAGGTTGAAGCCATCAAGGTAATGGTTGGGGACAAACTTGTGGGGTATGCGGCTAATCAAGAACAAGCGGATAAAGTTTTAGCTGATATCAAGGAACGATACAGTGGCGTTCCGACGAATAAAACGAAGAAACCAGAAGTTATGGCGGCTTCCCTATCGACTGACAAACAGATTAAGTCAGTTTCGTTCAAGGAAAAGATTTCTCTAGATACAGAAACTGTACCGGCTGATAAGATTATACCGGCTAACAAGCTAGAGGAAGTATTAGTTAAAGGTACAGCACAAGAAACAATACATTCTGTTAAGCCTGGTGATACAGTTAGCGGAATTGCTAAAAAATATGGAATTACCCAAAAAGAGATATTTAAAAACAATCCTGGTGTTACTGAGAATACGTTGCTTCAATTGGATCAAAAATTAAATGTTACCGAGATTCGCCCTTATGTGACGGTTCAAGTGGTGGAAAACGCGACTAAGGACGAAAATATTTTTTATCAAATTGAAACAAAATCGAATGCCAAAATGCCTAAAGGTGAAACGAAAGTAGTTCGCGAGGGTAAGAATGGTTTAAAACGTGTTCAGTACGAATATGTAAAAGAAAATGGTCAGCTTGTAGCAACAAAGATGGTCGATGAAGATATGATTCAACAACCCGTTTCAAAAATTATTGAAAAAGGTACGAAGGTCATAGCGGACCGTGGTACCGGTCGTATTGCTTGGCCAGCTAGGGGCTATATTAGCAGTGGGTTTGGAACTCGCTGGGGACGTATGCATAAAGGTATTGATATTGCGGGATCAGGTACAGTGAAAGCAGCAGATAACGGTCGCGTTGTCCAAGCTGGCTGGAATGGAGACTATGGTATTTCCGTAACGATTAATCATGGGAATGGCACGCAAACCCTTTATGGACATTTGCGCAGTGCAAAGGTAAAAGTTGGACAAGTTGTCAGCAAAGGTGGAGCCATTGGTATTATGGGATCTACAGGTGACTCTACAGGTGTCCATCTTCATTTTGAAGTGCACAAAAACGGGCGTTTGTTAAACCCGCTTTCTGTGTTACGCTAA
- the walK gene encoding cell wall metabolism sensor histidine kinase WalK, translated as MGKLKLFKTVQWKVVVIYMLLLLMAMQVIGAYFTREIEKYYTNNFSEGLNGQATLLSTLLEKYFSQTRSPDDHNGQDVKTDIDNLIRNMSFKEAHVQVVDANGTVISTSEDNPAIIGQRTAQKEITIALLGTRNESMRIDPVTEGRVKVLAVPIKKGNVVYGAVYMVASIESLYTTIRQTTNIFATGTFIALVVTAVLGYLLAQTITKPVKEMTRQAKAVANGDFNRSVRIYSDDEIGQLGSTFNYMTARLKEAVLLEEEEREKLSQILANMSDGVMATDRDGTIILMNRSAEEMLEVQEADVLDQKRSIYDVLRLPPEEEMPLFQEVEPLLLEMMVSNREVIMLRVLITPLQQDSGKKGGIIAVLQDVTEQERTEQQRRNFVANVSHELRTPLTTIKSYTEALMDGAVEVPELSNQFLRVTMNETDRMIRLVNDLLQLTRFDAQGVQLNRKQISMTELLQYATQRFAMQCEQNGIKLKLFHSEGLDDVYMDDDAITQVLDNLLSNAIKYTPESGEVTVEARADNEQQRAYISVKDTGIGIPKRDLRFIFERFYRVDKARSRSQGGTGLGLAIAKDLVEAHGGEIQISSEWNEGTIVTFWIPLAKGGEGA; from the coding sequence ATGGGTAAGCTGAAGCTGTTCAAAACAGTTCAGTGGAAGGTAGTCGTCATCTATATGCTGTTACTACTAATGGCCATGCAGGTCATTGGGGCCTATTTTACTCGTGAAATAGAAAAGTACTATACCAACAACTTTTCAGAAGGCTTAAACGGACAGGCTACCTTATTGTCTACTCTATTAGAGAAATATTTTAGTCAGACACGTAGTCCTGATGACCATAACGGACAGGATGTCAAAACCGATATAGATAATCTGATTCGCAACATGTCCTTTAAGGAGGCGCATGTACAGGTAGTCGATGCGAATGGAACGGTGATTAGTACCTCTGAAGATAATCCGGCGATTATCGGGCAACGTACTGCCCAGAAGGAAATTACGATCGCGCTTCTTGGAACGCGCAATGAATCAATGCGTATTGATCCTGTTACGGAGGGGCGAGTAAAAGTGCTAGCCGTCCCCATCAAAAAGGGGAATGTGGTATACGGAGCTGTGTACATGGTTGCCTCGATTGAGAGCCTGTATACGACCATTCGTCAAACCACTAATATTTTTGCTACAGGAACGTTTATCGCTTTAGTAGTAACGGCAGTGTTGGGATATTTATTAGCCCAAACCATCACCAAGCCAGTCAAAGAAATGACTCGGCAGGCCAAGGCGGTAGCGAACGGTGACTTTAACCGATCGGTGCGCATTTACAGCGATGATGAGATTGGTCAGCTTGGCAGTACCTTTAACTATATGACAGCTCGTTTAAAAGAGGCGGTTTTACTAGAGGAGGAGGAGCGGGAAAAACTATCGCAAATCTTAGCAAATATGAGCGATGGTGTTATGGCGACTGATCGGGATGGCACGATCATTTTAATGAATCGATCAGCAGAAGAAATGCTTGAGGTACAGGAAGCGGATGTGTTAGATCAAAAACGCAGTATCTATGATGTGCTTCGCCTGCCGCCTGAGGAAGAAATGCCTTTGTTTCAGGAGGTGGAGCCTCTGCTCCTAGAGATGATGGTATCCAATCGTGAGGTGATTATGCTGCGAGTCTTAATTACCCCGCTCCAGCAGGATAGTGGCAAAAAGGGTGGAATTATTGCTGTGTTGCAGGATGTTACAGAGCAGGAACGTACAGAGCAACAACGCCGTAATTTTGTGGCTAATGTCTCACACGAACTACGTACTCCGCTGACTACCATTAAAAGCTACACAGAAGCACTCATGGATGGAGCAGTAGAAGTGCCAGAGCTATCGAATCAATTCTTACGTGTCACGATGAATGAGACGGATCGGATGATTCGACTGGTCAATGATTTATTGCAGCTTACACGATTTGATGCGCAGGGGGTTCAATTAAATCGAAAGCAAATAAGCATGACAGAGCTTTTACAATACGCAACCCAGCGTTTTGCGATGCAGTGTGAACAAAATGGGATCAAGCTCAAGCTATTCCATTCAGAAGGTCTGGATGATGTCTATATGGACGATGATGCAATTACTCAGGTTCTGGATAATCTGTTGTCTAACGCGATCAAATATACACCAGAGAGCGGGGAAGTAACGGTAGAGGCACGTGCCGATAATGAACAACAACGCGCATATATTTCTGTAAAAGATACAGGAATCGGGATTCCTAAGCGGGATTTACGGTTTATTTTTGAACGTTTTTATCGCGTAGATAAAGCAAGGTCTCGCAGTCAGGGAGGCACAGGTCTAGGACTAGCCATCGCGAAGGACTTGGTAGAAGCTCATGGTGGAGAGATACAAATCTCAAGTGAGTGGAATGAAGGGACCATCGTCACATTCTGGATTCCGTTAGCTAAAGGAGGAGAGGGAGCTTGA